Within Anguilla anguilla isolate fAngAng1 chromosome 11, fAngAng1.pri, whole genome shotgun sequence, the genomic segment ACGTAATGTCTTGCACCCCTGTCACGTTCGCTCcgcgtgcaaaaaaaaaatatttggcctGACTAGAAAATTCATGACGAGTAAACAGTGCCCATGTGAGCCGCGTTGACACTGGCAAGGAACATCTGGCTGGTGATTGTTGGCATGTGTGCTTACAGCACATACCTCGCACGCAAATGTAAATGCCCACACAATGTAGGGCAATAAAAGGCATggggtttcacacacacacggtcacttAGAGTACGCAAAACACACGCATATAAGCACACATCCAGCCTCACGGTCTTCACAAGAGCAATCGGGCGTCACAATGTGGAGATGTGACGCAAACCAGATGGCACACAAACGCAACGTTCACAAGAATCCACAAACGGCAACGCGTGGCTCGTGTGATTTTGTGGACCGTGGAGAGGTCGCGGGTGTCGGAGGAGCTGAGCTCTACGCTCTGCTGTCCCGTGCAGGTTGGTGGATATTCTCAAAGGGAACAAATGGAAACTCTTTCATAACTCAATCATAACTCTGCACTGCCCTCTATTTTACACAGTACTCTCCATTTTTGGGGCACGTTGGACAttttgtataaatggatttgtgtttcatcacaaaaaaaacaaaaaaaaaaacctactcttcaaagagttcCGAGTGATGAAACACAAATCCATTGACGCACAATGTCCAAAACGCCCCAAAATGGAGACTGTGAGAAATGGAGTCtctgaagtcagtgttctagaactcgactgctttcagtcaccggcagcgattgttacatcagcattagaatgttcagttgagaacattctgatcacacgtttgtgacctcacaccttaaggCGGTACGCAGGGGAAATGCAGATAGAGACGTAAAGGTATGTAAAGGTATGTTGTGCAGCCGTGAGCATTAAACACACACGACGTCGGTGCACAAATCTCAAGTGTGATGCGTTTTTTTCATGCCCCCCTGATGGTGCAGTATGCATGGAATGCGTGGGAATGCAGTCGCCTGGTTTAAGGGGTTGAGAGCTTATCACTAGCTGGTGATTGCACACTAAGACACACATGGACAGTGTCACACTATGCTGGCTACCCAACGTGGTGCAGCACAACCACCACACTCTTacaaacagaccccccccccccccccccacacacacacacacacacacacacacacccattacCTGGTCTTATGGTTCACCAATGGGAATCAAGGGAGGGGAGAGCCCGTGTAGGATCTTGGGTACAGACCTACAATGAGATTTAAGAGCTGTCAAGAATACCTGTCTGTGTAAATAATTGATGACATGAATATGGCAGGAGCATATAAGAGAAAAATGTGTCTCCACGAAATGCACAACTATCCAACTGTCAAAATGGAATTatgatattgtattttatagccggttatgtttttaaaaaaaatattggtgcTTGGCACAATGATAAAGAtcatattgaaatattaatacatttgtaaaaatgagcATAGAATATGCTGCGATGATATTAGAAAATACCCTTGTCTTCACCTTCAAAAACGCAAGGCAGAATATTTCCAGAGAACAGATGCCCCTCCTCCATTTCGGCCAATGGGCTTTCAAAGTCACGAAAGGGAAAAAGGATAAAACATCCAAGTGCAGACTGCAGATATTAAATATGTAAGCGCAATAAAAACCTGAAGCAAGCAGCTCCAGgcaggtcgggggggggggggggagggtgggtccTTACACAACGGAATCGCGGAACGATTCGGTGGCTGAAAGGAGAGATGGGAAGAGTTTAAGAAGAGTGCGGTCTGCTGTCTGATTCCTGTCGGCCGCCTGCTCTCTGAGTCAGAGGCAAAGGAGAAGAAGTAGGGAGACGATTATAAGACTCCCTAAGACCCGGCAATTCATCACCGTGACCCTGTGGAGGATACCGGTCTCTGGGCTTAATCTCAACGACCATATATTCTACCATGCTGAAAATATGCAGCTGAAAccagcagggttttttttaaaactggtttAAAAGCTGTGTTGTTCACAATTCCAGCGGGTCCAAGCTGGTCCGTGGCTGGAAAAAGCCGGTCAAAGCTGGTCAAGCTTGTAGAGTAAGCCGGCAGTCAACTGGTGGGCAAGCTGACTATACAGGTTGGTCAGTTGATGGTCAGCTACTTGACCAGACACGGTTTAAACCTTCTTGACCAGTTtaagctggtttaagctggaattttcatCAGGGTGGTGAGCAGTCAGCTGGGAGAGATGGAAGGGGAAGCTCAGACTGGATCTGGCACTTGTACCACAAAAACCCGGAAACCCACCCAAATAtggaacacggactgaagtaaaaacagCGGTTCCAGGTGTTGCTGAGTGGAGTTATCCAGCTACCTCAGTCAtgctgggccctgtttcatgaagcaggatcactgagttagATATGTGGAAGTGGAAGGTATGACCTGCTATTTATGTAGTTCCAGGCACCTCCTGCAGTTCTCATTCTGGGTTGTAGATACATGTGGGTATAAATGGAGGCAGATAAGTCGGTGTAGTTTTCCCCATGAGCAACAGACTGGACTGTGAGGACTCCTGTGGCCAGGACAGTGTTGGGTGTCCTGGACAGAAACATGTTTCTAGTACACCTGAAGTGGCTATGCAGGAGGGGGAATAGGTGCACTTTGAACTGAGCTGAAGTTTGAGCTGCCGCTGGACCTTCAACACGGGTACAGTCTCCTTTGCGCAGTCTCAAGCCATTGTGTTATAAAATGAGAGGGAAGAGAAATCAGTTAGAGAAACTCTCCTCCTATAGCCGTGCTTATTACAACATGCAAATCCAGGGAAATAGCCAACGGCACTTGGAATTAAGAGCGTCAGCAAAAGAGACAATAAACCCGCAATTAAATCTGCCAAGACGGAAGAAGTAAAACTCGATTTCTAAGTTACgagctcatttgcattttcGGTGAAACTCCAAAGCGTGTCGAGCGTGAACCTGTCACTAGAGGCGAATTCATTGGTCCTTAGGTACCTGTTCGATTGCTGCGTTGATTAAGTGGGgttttttattacaaaagaatgcgataaataaaaaaataggctaGGGATGAAATGAACAGGGGATATAAAGGGAGAAAAGAAATAAGCAATTAGGAAATTGAACATCAAAGAATGGTAGGGTCTAGCAATATGCAAAAGATAATTCTGCGAAATGATTCTGAATTGTGTTTTCTCGGTTTCGCCGCGCTGTTGGCAGTGGCGAGACCATGCCAGCACGCAAATTTCTGTACCTGAAGTTCACTGATTAGAAAAGAGAACTTCGCGTTCTTCCTATGCCAAGATTCGGTCTTGCTTTGGAGCGCACCAGTTTCTTTTATTTAGCCTAGTTTTTCTCCTTATTTAGACGTTCTGAAGCTCAGCGGGACCTCAGCCCAGCGTCGCCGCGCCTGTCGAGATAGTGAGGAGAGAACAGAATTGTGGAGGCTGTCAAGTTCAAGAGAGcgataaattttttaaataaaccgagaaaaaaaatctcccgACGGTGCCGTTTTGCTTGCAACTGACAGGAGAAAATATGTATCCGTGTTTTCCTTTTGCAGGAGAAACACAGATAGACCAAGACACCGAAAAGGAGCGGTAAAGACGGCGCGAGGGGAGGAATagccagagggagaggagagaggttcTTGGGTGCGCAGTTGTTTCTTCAGATCGCTAATTTTCTGCTTTTGTGTTCGCGGGTATGTAACTTTTCattatagcttttttttttttttttttttttttttaaacaaaaactctTAACATAGAGTAGGCCTCTTTCTGACTTCCTCTCATCGCTGTTATAAAATCTGATTTATATTCTTTATCGTTTGTCTGAACcgtttctccccctcctctctccggTCCTCTCTCTGGCGCTGCTGAGTAGAAGAGAGACGTGTGTCTGCGGCTGGGGCTGCGGCTGACCTGCCCGTTTTGGTCCGCTTTTCACTTCCGTACGAGTAAGTGCGCAGCCTAGGTCTGATGACGTGTTTttcttgaaaatgcattttatctttctttttgacAGCTCTCCATTTCGATTACAACAATGACATTTGTAGACCAATCTGTAGGTCTCTCTTCATACCGTAtacctctttttaaaaagtgtcattttctttaatatttcgAAGGAACATTTCAGTCTGTATTGGTGAAttaatctcctcctcctcttcttcttcttctgtatATTCTCTTTTACTGTAATAAGAAATAGGCTATAGTACTGTATGTCATTATGTTGCTCCCTACATATATAGCCTACGTCAGCAGTAGCAGCTTTTGGATCGTGCTTCTATTGAACAGGCAGTTTTCATCAACGAACTACgcaatatttgtttatttatttatttcaacgGAACCACAGTTGTGGACAAGCAGTTGATGACCTGGTATCTCTGTGTGCCCCTGCACAACCTCCATTCAAGTTGCTGGAGACTGTGATTATTGTGTTGACAAAATCAATCCTCGtttcatgaaaatgcatttaagttctagttaaaattaattaatttctcatGCTAAAATTATCAGTTGCATTTTCAAGTTTTACCAATGTTTTGTAGGAGCAGTATGAATCAAATCTAATTTAATTGtatagaacattttaaaaatatttaaattcataCGCATATAGATCCTggcctaacccccccacccccctcccccccttggGAGGAACCAGCCTCaaggggggagcccatcctcctctggccagGTCAGGGAGTGggtatacagtatgtaacatTTTCAATTTCGCAGTATTAAGTTAGATTAGGCAAAATGATACACATGAGGCACTTTATGCTTCAACAAAGCTAGCTATAATCCTGCTGGTACAACTAAAATCTTTCAGAATGGTGACTCTGTGATAATACTCACTCCTCCAGGTTGCAGCCATGTGGAAGTGGGCCGTGATTGGCTGGATCCTGCTGAAGCTGTGCGTGGCGGCTCCTCCTCTGCACATCGATCGCCTGGCGCTGTTCCCCGATAAGAGCGCTTGGTGCGAGGCCAAGAACATCACTCAGATCATCGGGCACACCGGCTGCCAGCCCCACTCCATACAGAACAGGTCCCTACGTCCGGGAATCCCAAAACAAATACGCCGCTATCTGCTCTGtcgcacgcaaacacaaaaacacacaaacaagggccattaaacatacacatattcCTGTGCTGCATATACACAAGCACTCCAACCTCTGGGTGTGGGCACACCAGCTATGCTTAAGTTTGTTCAATTTAGTCTGAAACGCAAAAATCGTACTGATTAATAGCTATTCATTTGCTAACAAAGCTACGTACACGAaccatgcatacacagacacatattcccATTTCGTGGGCCGCATGTACAAACATGGAGCCTCCATTGCTGGTTGTGGACACACACCAGACGAGGGCAGGTTTGTTCAAGTTAGTCTGaaacacaaaaatcattttgatttaTAGCTATTACTTTACTAACAAAGCTGGTAGAATATTCCCTATACACAATGatatgtccagtgttaattcaactctaacaagAGTACACAGGAGTTATATTTGGCCAAGACCATATTTGGCCTGTAAGAGTTGATATAACACTGACCATTCTGTGTAGCTGTCACAAATCACTCCCAGTCACCAGAGGATCAATGTTTTCACAGAAGACTCTGCTGTACGTATAACCATGATCATGTATTGCTCTTTGTTTTACCCCCTCttcatctctcctcctcttcattcTCTCGTTCTCTCAGGGCATGTCTGGGGCAGTGTTTCAGCTACAGTGTGCCCAACACCTTCCCTCAGCTGACCGAGTCCCTGGTGCACTGCGACTCCTGCATGCCCGTGCAGATGCAGTGGGAGGTGGTGAGTgtccccccctccgcccccccccccatgtctccCCTCTAAACGTATGCGTGTGgtccacagcgccccctgtagAAGGGAGCTCGCGGCGATGAGACGGGCTGTAAAAGGCACGTGGTTCTGTTTCACCATCATTCATGACAGTCTGTATTCCTTCAGCCCCCTGGGTCAGCTATCACAACATGGGgcatttccatccatccattcatccattcaatcattatctatacccgcttatcttgggcagggttgcggggggtgctggagcctatcccagcgtgcactgggcaggattacaccctggacaggccgccaatctatcgcagggcacacacaccattcactcacacaatcatacTTATGGGCAATTTGAAGTCTCCAATTAAcataacctgcatgtcttttggactgtgggaggaaacccatgtggacacggggggaacatgcaaactgcacacaggaaggcccaagctgagattcgaactcacgaccttcttgctgtgaggcgacagtaaTACGTtcttgggggaggagggggcggggggttgccctgccctgccccgccccgccccgcccgctccccTTAAACAACACAGcatttttaaccctttgtgcccatttttttttacccagataACACTGGCGTGCCCGGGCAACAAAGAGATGCCCCACGTGGACAAGCTGGTGGAGCGCATCCTCCAGTGCAGCTGCCAGTCCTGCGACAAGGAGGcggaccagcagggggcgctgctgcaGCTCTTTCCCTCCGACGCCACGCCGGAGCCGCCCGCCAGGGGCAACGAGGGCCGCACCCACGGCCGTCCTGGCGCGCACGCCCAACACGCTCACGCCCAGCACCCTCACGCACATGCCCAACACGCTAATGTGCATGCCCAACATGCTCACGCGCACCCAGACtcgcacccacacccacaaaagCCTGCGGGATAGTGACAGCAGGAAGGGGGGCATAGCTTCTTCTTCCATCTCTGTTCTATTTCTGTATTCCGATCCACTGTTCTCTATCTAAAAAAGCCCCCGTTGTATTCCTCTCCTAGAACCAAGCCCCTTTTCTTCCACTTGTGATTTTGCTCAACCGAAACACTTTTTGGAACCGCGGTTAAGGGCTCCACGCACTGGAGAACTTCACTCAGACTAGCCCAAAATAAGGAACCGCATTTTGGGCCCAGTTTTTCCCAAATTTTTAAACAGGATCAAAATGATCCATATTCAAATAATCCACTCTTGAAATTCGGGATCATTTCAGTGATTTTCATCTGGTTCTTAAAAAGACAGCAAATTTGGTAAATATAAACAAGGTGACAAAATCTGGATCTACAATGCTTTTATTACAGATCTGTTGAGCATGATCTGCAAATAGAATTAATTTCCCTGAACACTTTAAAATGGCTTCATTTTCATtccaaaggggggaaaaaaaacatttaaaaataaaattaaagataatgtttaaaaagaaaaaaattacacagaaaaagAACCGAAATAtagtggaatgttttttttaagtcagtgttctagaactagaacattgctttcagttaccagtagtgattgttaaaccagcattagaatgttcagttaagaacattctcatcacatATTGGCAATTTCACACCGTAAGGGGTTGAGGAGCATGCGCACGTCATCGTCTGTTTGCTGAAGTAGGCTAATGTTGATTTCACTTGTTCCTCTACTAGACAGGTTTGAATTAGCTGAACCTTATTGTCTGTGGAAGATGTGCAATTATAGATACCATTGTAATGCATTACTGTGAGTGCTCATGAGTGTTCAAGCTTTATTTTGCGACGATCACTTtccttttaaacttttttttgctgttgttcgGTGTTGCTTTATCttcaatgtaataaataaaaaattatattttccttAGTATTTCTACCTTAATTACATTGAAATGTTCCAGCTTTATTGcctttgaatattttaaatgcaccCTCCTAATGGGATAATCCCATTACCTCAAATCAAAACTCTCATTGTCTCTTTACctttaaatgatgaaaaacGGAATTGGCATTTTTAACCATGACCGAAGGCCAGACTGGATTACCCAGGAGGAGACTGAATCAGAATAATCTTgatatcattttttgttttgttttgttttgaaaaaccCAATTGGAAGATTTTCAGATGTCTATTCAACTAGAGAAACATGCTCAGAAAACTTGGGCTCAGGACATTGAGATTCATGCATGCCCATTCACACATACAGCAGATATGCATAATTCACAGccacaaattaaattttttgttaaaacaaatgtattcacacacacacacacacacacacacaggcacacgacCAGTCTGAATGCAACACACTGCCCAGTTTGTGAACACAGAGTGATGACACTCTCTCAGACTGGTCTGTTGGCCGTAAAATCTGTAATCTCAAATGTGTAAACTCTGTGTCTCAAATCTCCAAAATAAACCGCATTTCTGTGCAAGCCTACCTTTTTATGCTTGTTTAGTGAGACAGACTATACCTATGTATCAACAGCAGAGGTATGTATCGGAAAAATAACCTAAATGCAAAATCAGGAACAAGAttcttcaaatatttaaaagtgagaaatatatatattttacctgATAAAAAAGGAAAGCTAAAACTGAACCAG encodes:
- the LOC118207448 gene encoding neuroblastoma suppressor of tumorigenicity 1-like, whose amino-acid sequence is MWKWAVIGWILLKLCVAAPPLHIDRLALFPDKSAWCEAKNITQIIGHTGCQPHSIQNRACLGQCFSYSVPNTFPQLTESLVHCDSCMPVQMQWEVITLACPGNKEMPHVDKLVERILQCSCQSCDKEADQQGALLQLFPSDATPEPPARGNEGRTHGRPGAHAQHAHAQHPHAHAQHANVHAQHAHAHPDSHPHPQKPAG